GAAATTTTTCCAACTATTTTTAACGCTGGAGCAGATTTCCAATATTACAGCTGGTATTATggcattttcccaattttcccttCTTGGAAAAAGAAATTTAGCCCTCCTTTTCCTTCTTGAAAGTGAAGCCATTGGCTGTTAGGTAAACTGCTCTCTCAACGTTCGATCCTAATCAAGAACCAAAAGAAGAAAGGGGTCAAAGACTACCACTAAAAGATCGACATCTATCACTATCTACAGCAACTtttgaaaggaaaagaaaaaaaagctcATTACTAAACAGTGTCGCCAATTTGCGTGGAATGCACCAAAACCTATGCTTGGGACTGTTTTGTTGAAACTCATTTCAAGTTCTCAACTTTCATCATTTTCAAAAAAAGTCTATTAAGTGATCTCAAAATTACGATTTAGTTGGGATTTATTTATTGGAACCCCACGGCCCTGAGTGGCCTGGACTAGTCTGGAAAACACGCAATCTAACTAAAGAGCTGGCATAATCATCATTAGTATTACTTTCCACGTCTATATAATCTCAAGGGATTTACCCCTAGAGTTCTTCAATACAATTTCAAAGTCATAAAATGGAGATTTCAGAACTGGAACCTGGAAGATGGGAAGAAATACTAGGAAGCAACCATTGGGAAGGGCTCCTAGAACCTCTCGATTTGAACTTGCGGCAACTTATTCTCCGTTGTGGCGACTTCTGCCAGGCAACTTATGATTCATTTGTAAGCGATAAGCACTCCAAATACTGTGGTAGTTGTCGTTATGGAAAAAAATCATTCTTCAAAAAAGTTGCACTGGAATCAGCTGCAAATGACTACTTTGTGGATTCATTCCTCTATGGAACTTCACGTGTGGTAAGATCCTGCTTCTCCTTCTCATACTCAAAAGAAGCCTGGGATCGTGAATCGAACTGGATCGGTTACATTTCTGTAAGCACTGATGAAGTTAGCAAAATCCTTGGAAGACGGGAAATATACGTAGCATGGCGTGGTACAACAACAACTCTTGAGTGGATGAATGTGTTTGATGCGGAAAAGGCGTCAATTAAGCCATTATTGAAGCCAAAATACCTTAACGCTGAAACAAATGCTACTGAAGAACGCCAGCGCCACTGGTATGACATTTTGATTTGCAAGCAGAATGAAGCTACTAATGGTAATGACGATGAAAATATACCTGAAGTTATGAAGGGTTGGCTTACGATTTACAATTCTGATAATCCAAATTCCCAGTTCACAAAGCTAAGTGCGAGGACCCAAGTTCTCTCGAAGATCAAAAGACTAGCAACCATGTACAAAGATGAAAATGTAAGTGTAATACTAACAGGACACAGCCTCGGTGCAAGTTTAGCAATCTTATGTGCATTTGATTTAGTTGAAAACGGGTTATCTAAAATACCGGTGACGGCTGTCGTATTTGGTAGCCCACAAATTGGTGATAAAGCTTTCACTGATAAGGTTATGACTTTCACTAACCTTAGGGTATTGCATGTGAAGAACACGATTGATCTTATACCGCATTATCCAGGTAGGCTATTAGGTTTCGCTCATACAGGGACAGATTTTGAAGTCGATACTCGAAAGTCGACGAGTTTAAAGGATTCCAGAAATCCTAGCGACTGGCATAATCTGCAAGCTATACTCCATACAGTTGCTGGTTGGAATGGGAAAGAAAAAGAATTTGAATTGAAAGTGGACAGAAGTGTTGCATTAGTTAATAAGTCTAGCGACTATCTGAAAGATGACGAGTTAGTCCCAGCGTCATGGTGGGTAGAGAAGAACAAAGGAATGGTGCTTGAAGACGGGAAATGGGTTATGGCTCCACCAGATGAAGAGGACATACCTGTTCCTGAATCTTACTAACTATATATTGTTTGAATCCGTTTTCTGTTTCTAAATTTTTGCAGTTAAGGTTGGTCGCTTTTTCGGATCCTCATGGGTGCAGTCCTGGATGATCTCGCAAATGATTTCGAGCTCGTTGTTCTTGACTGACTTGAGTGTGGGGTCCACTAAGGagtttattttttcttggtcATTGAAGTATTCAGAAGCctgaaaataggaaaaatattctggTATAAGAAACAAAGAGTAGGTAACAAAGGTCAAAAACTGCAATATTAAGTCAATATGGTGATTTACCCATTTGATGAGTGATCCATGTTCTTCAGCGCTAGGGAGCTTTCCAGAGATGATTTCTAGCAACAGTAAACCAAAACTGTAGACATTACTTTCAGGGTCAGCTAATGGAGGGAGCTTAGCATGTTTTGACTCTTCCTTTGGACTTGTTGCTTTGGGGGCAATATTTGTACCGAAGCTGATGTCTCCAATCTAAGATATATCAGAACACAAACAACACTAAAGCATTTACTATACATAGACAACATTATAATTGACGGAAAAAGATGCTGATGAAAAAGTAAAATATAGAATAGAAGGATAAAGCATGATGCATGATGCATTCTCTTTCTACCTTTGCAGCACAATCATCTGTCAAGTAAATAGCTTGTGACTGAAGATTGGGGTGTGCTATAGGTGGGTTCAGTTCGTGGTGCATGTATTGAAGGCAATAAGCTGTTCCCATGATAATCCTAACCCTTGCATTCCAGTCGAGATGTTCAACTTCTTTAACCGCAAAATCGACATAAAAGGGAACACGTGGTATACCTCAGAACCTAAAAAGATTTCACAATTTTTACTTCGTTATTGTCTAATAAATATTTACCATGCAGGTGCTCATGAAGTGTTCCATTTGGAGCATATTCAAACACCATCATCCTGAGGAAAGGTTCATCCTCCTCACATAAACCTAGAAGATTGACATAATTCTTGTGGTTCACTCGTGACAGTGTATCAATCTGGATAAGATACAGAAAACACAATAGCCGTAAGAAATTTCAGTTGAGGATTGTTGTGATGCATTGTCATGTGCCATAAAGCTGGCTGGAATATGTGAGTTGATAAAAATTATACCTTCCTCATGTAGGCCATTTCTGAGCTATCCTTCCAATCTTTGAAGGATGGAATTAGGGTCGAAGCAACTGCAATCTCAACTCCACTCGACAGTGTTCCCTTAAATATTGTGCAGTCATCAAGGGTGTCAATAATATTGCTGAAATCCTCACAGGCAGTTTCTAGCTCTGAACGATTCAGCTTGGGTGCCCCTGCATTTTTGAAGAATGAATAAGCCCAAGTTTTACATTTGTAATCGCGAACTGATTcaaatcgaaacaaaatcatgtatttacctGTCACAAATGCTTTCTGCAGCTGGCCACTAAGTCCAGTTTTCCAAGGGCCTATGGTGGTCTCTCCTGGTTTCCGACACATGCAGAGCATGGCTACAGCAACAGTTACAAGGAATGCGACCCCTGGAATCACGTAAATATACTTCATAGTCTTCCAAGATTGATTTTCAGTTGGCTTTGGGGCTGCGTTGGCGTTTAGTGCGCTAGGAGGTTTTTTGTCGGGATCATCTCCGGGAGAAGTTTCTGAAGGTGGAGGCGGATGTTTCTTCTTGCCATTCGGTATGGCAGGGAAAGCTCCACTGCTATGGGTAAATGGAACTTCAGCTGCTTGGTCAAGCGAGTTAACATTGCTTGCTGGTGAAGCAGGGAGGTTACTGGGCTCTTGAAGCAGTTTCCGGCGTACAAAATGTGTGATATGTGTTACATGTTGTTCAATTAGTTGTTCACTTGAACCTGCCAACAACGGATATATTTTCATCCTGCTGCATAGGGTAAGAAAGAAATTTTATGCATTCAATTTAATTATATTCTCTACTCACTTGGTAGATTGTTACAACATCTTCGTACAGGGACATGCGACGGGCCTTTTCTCAAGTAAAAGCTGAAGAAAGAAGAAATACCAAACAACATCAATCTTAGTTGCCTGAACAAACCTATCACTAATACAATATAGAACCAAGAAAATTGCATTCAAGACGTAATGACTTATATGTTTGATCCATACAGTGGCAATACATTGAGATAATGTAAGAGATTTCCTTTGAGTGGACTCCTGGAAGAGTAATCTGCCTTCTTCAGTTGCTTCAAGCTGTTCTGCCAAATGCTGCTCTAAAAACATGGTCTACCAGTTGCTGTCTATATGACAGATGATACTGAAAAAGAAGATGAATCTGATTTCAGATCAAGAGATCAGATATCAGATTAAGGTAGCATTAGTTTTTTGCTGACACTGCATCTGAATCATGATCAAGTCAGGGTGACATATATACCCTGATGTCTGATCAGATAAGACGAACTCAGATGAGTCACCATAAAACAAGTGCCTCAAAAGTTATACAGAAAGATTTCTTTTGGtaagaaaatttctttgaagaaaaAGAATACCTTACCAGTGTCCAAATTTTCTATGCGGGCAGCTGATGCCAGAACCAGAAGCAAGAGTAAGACCTTCGTCAAATTGTACTTCAGATAACATATTCAGTATCCCAACCTCTTGAGGAATACTGCCTTGGAATTTATTGTTGCAAAGTAGTCTACAATACAAAAACATAATCTAATCTAGGTAAGTGGGCATTTGGACCCAAAAGAATATTACTGAGGTTGAAAATTGGAAAGGGACTCACAACTGCTTCAGTGACTGCAATTGGCCTATTTCGACTGGAATTGTACCCTCTAAGTTATTAGCCCGTAAGTCCAATATTTCCAGATTCTTAAGCCCTCCAAACTCTTTAGGGATGTATCCTGTGAACTGATTCTTTTGTAGAATTCTAGCAAAACACAAGAGAAAAAAACGATAAATTGTGGGGAACAAAGAAACTCAAATACCGCAAGGAATACACTAAGATACAAAAGTTGAGATTTATGAAAACTTCAAATGCTGGAAACTGATTAACATTAAGTATGAAATTGAAGTACACAATGAACTTACAAATGTCAGTGAGTGTATAAATGTAAAGGCGTACTAAACATCGATTAGAAACAAacggaaaaaaagaaagaaaaaaaactctaGTTTCTCATACTGTAAACATCAATCAGTTCTAGAAATGCATCCAGCACTTCCAGTCCTATCAGAGGTATGAGCCCATGGCATATCTTTAACTATCTGTAACCATGACAATTTCGACTTTCAAGACAATAAATCTGTCAAGCCTAAGTGTAAAAATACTCAATCGTTTCTGTGAGACACCTATATAGACAATAGACAGTCAAGAAGATTCAACTCGCATGCAATTCAACCTTTTTTAGAAATGTATTGAGCACTTACAGAGATCTTAAGTTACCAAGATTCCCAAGTTCGGGTGCCGACGTGCCTTCCAAGGAGAAACCATTTAAATCCCTACAAGAATGTTACGCAGCAGCTCATAAAAGACAGCATACACATGTACACAAATTACAAATCTTTGCAATAAATTAGCTAAAATTCCAACCACTATTTTCTCTGATATGCTTAATACAACCAAACAAACACATAAATTACAAAACTTACAGCATGCGAATTTTGCCGTTCACGCAGCGGACACCGAACCACGTACATGGATTAGTATCATTAGGATTCCAACTCTCTAAGACACCATAAGGATCCTTAGTGACATTTGCCCTGAATTCTAATAATGCAGCTCCTACATTCCCCCACACAAATCAAACATTTAAAAATCAAAACCGGAAAACAACAATCATAAACAACATAAACACAGATAATACGATTACCTTCAAGATTAAGCGACCGGCATTGATGAATGTGTAAAAgaagaatcaaaagaagaaacattGACATTCTAATAAGGAGTTGGAATCCAGCATTTGGATTCCATTGACTCCCCATCTTTTCCAGAAATAATGTTCTTTGTTATAAGGGTAGCAATGATTGCAATAGTATTTGTTCTTCGCTCCGTGAATCAACAACCCTTTACTATTCAAAATCGCCAGGTTTTTCAACtaaagaaaccctaattctgataatcTTGTATCATCAAATGTTCACAATTTTTCATCTTTAGGGTTTCTTGTTAATTGGTTATTGAGAAGAATAGAAAGAAAAGAGCGAGGGTTTATGAGATATGaagaggagaaagaagaagatgaaggcagCAGAGACAAAAAAATCTAAACTCAAGTTTTGTATATCTATTTTAAATTTCTTTCCCTCACTGCCATGATCAAGACTGAAATTCAAAGCTTCTGTTTCGCCATTACCCCAGAGCTCTGTTTTCGTCtggctctgtttttttttttttctcttttttgattaaacttttcttttctgtttttggTTCTCCGTCTATATGTCCGACGGTTCAATTCAACTACCTCTCTAACtgacttcatttttttttcctttcactttttttttctcttctttgtggGACCCAGCGTTGATTGAAGTACACCCACCGTTAACTTAACACTGCCAGTGTAGTGATCGTTTCCTGCGCTAGCTTTTTTCTTTTCGTGTGGTTATTGTGGGTCGCATTTCCGATGTAATAGGACGCGTTTTCTTCCCTCCCGGTTGACCAGGTGGGGCCCACGTTTTGACTATTATTATCAAGCTCTCATTTTGTGTATTTGCGTGCTTCCCTCTCATCCTCCTGTCGTTGAAAAGGTGAGACTTAAATATAGAGAAGATGACACAGAAGATTATATCAGACTAAAATAAGATTGGATTAGTAAGAGTATATGAGACAAACTAAAATTAGATTATCTATACATGAATGTACAAGGACGGCCATTTAGTTGCTTGGTGAGCTTTAACACGAACTAGGGAAAATAAACAAGGTCAGGAAGACTCATGAGTGTGTTAGGCTATCTAGATCacgttttggtttttatgggtggAGTGTGCTGTGTGCATTTGTGTAACGAAATCAATTTGGCACATAAGTGGATTAGGTTAACCTAATAgcaattgtgtacacatatatctcactatcggacacgtgtatacagaaaggtacgtggaaagcatgcaagccaaaacatcaaaacatgacgcgtcacgaagcaccaaataaaccccgaggagttgctttatctcatccccagaagaggggctaagatcaacggtggagagaaagttagctgacacggactgacaggggcagaagacacttgtctgacacgagcagacccctcaactacccgcattaaacactctgagcagtgcacgtgtcgaccaacctgtggaacgaacgaagatgcctccgcgggatcgagagggaaacgcagacctccgcgtgatggacgcaaggacacgagaagataaggttccaacggtcttcagagatgggtcccacgttccaaccttataaatacccaatctccacaaagaggaagggggatcgaaaaaacatcaggagagaaggagagagagagagagagagagagagagagagagagagaatagtaagggtaagttaatcccttagtggagagaaacatgtaaacccaaagtcattcaactattcgtgtaaccgtgaataatatagtagaacaacaaaccccgtggatgtaggccttagtgctgaaccacgtaaaccttggtcttatttacatttcagcactttacattcatttagctccgcacgtatttgcttatatgttttgttttcctttaatacttgtatcccatgcatgatcgccacgcacggggaagttggaggaggccatgataaacccgaaggttttgagccaatgaatccacatcagggtatcatcatcgtaatctctttagacgttaatgattgattgtgtgcATTCGGACGTccacgtagttcgtgtgtccacaatttggcgctagaaacagggacttcgtcccggtaaaagatttatcttgtcctgtgatttcattctaatttggcatatgattgctccgattttatcagctcggaccgtatagatcattcgtcaactgtattatgttcaaaaacccaccttttgccttcgataagagttattgtccCAAGCAggggttattgtcctaatccgtcggatttacaattttcgtagttttttttatactaaggatcgcctttaataaaactttaactcgtattttatagcctgcgggtattaattccctcttgaaaaattgtatttcgccaactaacccgcttcacgcggatattcccgtttctgtttgaaataatttatacagagagaacgtgttgtgagtaaagaaggcaagtttacgcgatttcgttatcaacaaaagggcacgtgatggagaagacgcaggaagcaggaaaatccaaatctttgtcaaaagaaacacccaggacaaccccgatcatcacccgaagcaagcagaaaggagataaaactaaaatgaccaatcgaaggcaggataccgcagaaatcacttcacccatgaacgctaattctgttgcagtggcggctctcagagcagcaacgataaaatacggggaagctgcggtagtcccgaaggctgcggaggctagcaataccttcgccatgagtcaacttaaccaaccaagggaaagggtggatgaatccagaacattccaacccgcgcatctgctaacctttggaatgccgctaacaaataaccagaatcaaaccataccggcggctctggcaccgcagaggggcgctcactccaatttggaaacaccagcaacagaagctgaacccctgccacctttagtacagaccatggaggagggtggcgccacggctgtagcggcacgcgcggggactcccaatcaggggtccaaccaatcacaccaactaatggctgagctcgaggaactgaggaggaaccaacaggtttacgcagaagttgtagctctgttggccagagaaaatcaagatttaaaggagcggattgctctaagcacgaagaccagccaacaacttgatgaagcaagctccaaagcaccagagccaaaccaagactgtagagtcgtcctagcgactaatgaagacgcgacaaggagacatagcgtatccgacccggattatgacgatggagagtcagacggaaatgagctgaagaatttagagcaccaacgcgcaatggaggaactgcgagatgagatgatggcagagatcaggcaattgaaaaataaacaaggtgggggaaggttagaagagttcatgagagaagctaactccacgcccctaacgcatcgcttggccaacacccctattcccctgaaatgccctgtcccgacgttcgaatgctatgatgggtccagcgaccctgctgcacatgttcggtactacaaccgtgtcttagctagatggggacagaacgacgccgtactctgtagatacttcccgtcaagcttgaagggatcggcgttatcatggtttgataatctgccaccaaactccatacactcatacgaccaactcgcagagaaattcttaagaacatacatgtacaacaagactgtaaacaccgggatggataagctcttttcactagcaattggctacaaggaaaccacgagggaatacacaaacagatggcataggatctgccaagccataggaagcgtggacccagtggtaagcatcaactNNNNNNNNNNNNNNNNNNNNNNNNNNNNNNNNNNNNNNNNNNNNNNNNNNNNNNNNNNNNNNNNNNNNNNNNNNNNNNNNNNNNNNNNNNNNNNNNNNNNNNNNNNNNNNNNNNNNNNNNNNNNNNNNNNNNNNNNNNNNNNNNNNNNNNNNNNNNNNNNNNNNNNNNNNNNNNN
The nucleotide sequence above comes from Papaver somniferum cultivar HN1 chromosome 8, ASM357369v1, whole genome shotgun sequence. Encoded proteins:
- the LOC113302220 gene encoding phospholipase A1-IIdelta-like; protein product: MEISELEPGRWEEILGSNHWEGLLEPLDLNLRQLILRCGDFCQATYDSFVSDKHSKYCGSCRYGKKSFFKKVALESAANDYFVDSFLYGTSRVVRSCFSFSYSKEAWDRESNWIGYISVSTDEVSKILGRREIYVAWRGTTTTLEWMNVFDAEKASIKPLLKPKYLNAETNATEERQRHWYDILICKQNEATNGNDDENIPEVMKGWLTIYNSDNPNSQFTKLSARTQVLSKIKRLATMYKDENVSVILTGHSLGASLAILCAFDLVENGLSKIPVTAVVFGSPQIGDKAFTDKVMTFTNLRVLHVKNTIDLIPHYPGRLLGFAHTGTDFEVDTRKSTSLKDSRNPSDWHNLQAILHTVAGWNGKEKEFELKVDRSVALVNKSSDYLKDDELVPASWWVEKNKGMVLEDGKWVMAPPDEEDIPVPESY
- the LOC113305822 gene encoding protein MALE DISCOVERER 2-like — encoded protein: MGSQWNPNAGFQLLIRMSMFLLLILLLHIHQCRSLNLEGAALLEFRANVTKDPYGVLESWNPNDTNPCTWFGVRCVNGKIRMLDLNGFSLEGTSAPELGNLGNLRSLILQKNQFTGYIPKEFGGLKNLEILDLRANNLEGTIPVEIGQLQSLKQLLLCNNKFQGSIPQEVGILNMLSEVQFDEGLTLASGSGISCPHRKFGHCIWQNSLKQLKKADYSSRSPLKGNLLHYLNVLPLFYLRKGPSHVPVRRCCNNLPSSSEQLIEQHVTHITHFVRRKLLQEPSNLPASPASNVNSLDQAAEVPFTHSSGAFPAIPNGKKKHPPPPSETSPGDDPDKKPPSALNANAAPKPTENQSWKTMKYIYVIPGVAFLVTVAVAMLCMCRKPGETTIGPWKTGLSGQLQKAFVTGAPKLNRSELETACEDFSNIIDTLDDCTIFKGTLSSGVEIAVASTLIPSFKDWKDSSEMAYMRKIDTLSRVNHKNYVNLLGLCEEDEPFLRMMVFEYAPNGTLHEHLHVKEVEHLDWNARVRIIMGTAYCLQYMHHELNPPIAHPNLQSQAIYLTDDCAAKIGDISFGTNIAPKATSPKEESKHAKLPPLADPESNVYSFGLLLLEIISGKLPSAEEHGSLIKWASEYFNDQEKINSLVDPTLKSVKNNELEIICEIIQDCTHEDPKKRPTLTAKI